TACCAGTATCTATTTCTAAAACACCCATCCATGCTGTTACAAACATCTTTTGATCATTATCTTCACATAATTGATTGTTAGCATTGAAAAATGCTTCATCTGGAGTATTTTCATTTAAAAGATTACTTTTAATTAATGTTTTAGCAATCATCATAAATAATGCAGCAGGAATTCCTTTATCAGAAACATCAGCTATTACAATTGCCAGATGATTTTCATCAATTAAGAAAAAATCATAAAAATCTCCCCCTACTTTTTCAGCAGGTTTAGACATAGCATACACATCAAATTCTGTTTTATTAGGAAATGCTGGAAATTTATTTGGTAATATAGACTCTTGAATCTTTTTAGCTATATCTAATTCTGTGTTGATTCTTTCCTTCTCTGATGTTGCTTTTCTTAATTTTTCCATATAAATTTCTAAATTTATAATCATTTTTTCAAGAGAATTAGCTAATATTCCTATTTCACCCTTATCTTCAGTAAACTTTTTAATATTAGAAATTATTTTTTCACTATTCTCAATATTATCATCATCATTTGTATAATCATCAGTAATTTCTGATATAGATTCTATAGGCGTTGTAATATTTTTCTCTATATACCATAAAAATAGAACTGACATTATGTAGAATATAATTAATACAACCGATATATTAACATAAATTATTCCCCAAAATTCAGAAGTATTTGCAAATGATGCAGGATCTGTATAAAAAGCTACAATTCCTGTAATAATAGCCATAATAGCCCCTATTATTAAAAAAAAGGATATTATAGTTTCTGTTAATGAAATTTTAATAAAAGAAGCTTTATTTTCTATTTTTTCAGTAATTGGCCTTAGTAAATATATGAAAATTAAGATATAAACAATTAGAGTAATAATATAATTGTTTGAAATAGGAGGCATAAATAAAGAATATATAGCATAACTAATTCCTATTATAGTAGCTAAAATCAGCGAAATATCAAATAATATTGGAGAAAAATAGGTTTTCTTAGATTTTTTTGGTTTATACATTTTAATATTATAAAAATTAGCTAAGTTAATTATTAAAACTCCTAATATCATTGAAAAATCAAAATTATTAAATTCAAACATTAAAGTACTTGGAGAAGCAATATTTACAATATTTAGAGACTCTAATAATAATCCTAGTAATATTGACATAACAGTACTTGCTATGAAAATTACTATAATGAATTTTATTAAGCTTTTAACATTATTTATTCTTGGTGGAGTAATTTTATCTGTAATTTTTAAGCCATACCATAGTTTATAAGAAATATAACCATAAAAAAACTGTGCAATGAATCCTAAAATATATATTTCTGGAGGATAACCTGCAATTATATCTGCAACCATATTACCTATAGCTGCACCTAAAGCTCCCCAAGGACCAAATAGCATACCAAATACTGGAGGTAATGCACTAGCTGGCCTAAGTTCTGATACATGAAGTATTGGAAAAAAATAACGAAAAGGAACTGCGATTAATATATAGATTAAAGAGCAAAAAATCAAAACTATTAATTTTGATTTTATACTATCTAAGTTTTTGATTTCTAATTCTATAGTTAGCCCTCCATTTTCCTTAATCAACTACTATTCAATATTTTTCTTAATTGTGAGGATATTCTTTTCATCTTTGTATTTATAATCAATACTATCAACATTTTTTTTTGCAAGATATATTCCTAAACCACCAATACTCCTTTCTTCTAAAGGAAGTGATATATTGGGATCATGATTTTCTAATGGATTATAAGGAGTGCCTTCATCTAAAAATTCTAAAGCAATTTTTAAAGGATCTGTTTCAATATAAGAATTAATTAAGATTTTTCTTTCATTAGCATGTGTTTCATAAGCATGATTAACTATATTTATGAATATCTCTTCAATGGAAAGCTCTAATTGCATTTGAAATTTTTTTGAAACTTTATAGGGATCTAAATTTTTTTTAACAAAATTCAAAACATCATATAATTGCTGTTTATTATTGCAAACTATAATTTGTTTCATTTTTTAACCCTTTATTTAATTGTCCCTTTATCTAATTGTATTATTTACTGTTTTTGATATTCCTCAATAAAAACAATAGATTATCAATTTAATAAAAATAACATTATCCATCTAATAAAAATAATATTATCAATTTAATAAAAATAATATTATACATCTAATAAAAATAATATTATCAATTTAATAAAAATAATATTATCTATTTAATAAAAATAACTCATTATTTTTTCATATATATTATTAATTAATACTTAAAACATTGCTAAACCCTGTTGTATCAAATACTTCCATTATTATATCATTAACATTTTCTATTGACATTTCACAATCATCAGGTATCCTTTTATTTATTAATATAATAACACGAAGCCCTGCGCTTGAAATATACATTAATTCTTCAAAATCAAGAACTAAGCTATTAATATTTTGAAAATCATCAGTTAGACTTTTTTCTAATATTGGAGCACTATTAGTGTCTAACCTACCTTTTAACATTATTCTCAAACAATTTCCATCAAATTCTTTATCTATAATCATTAGATCATCTCTTAATTTTTCACTGTGTATCATTTACTACTACTACTACTACTACTATGTATCGTTCATTAGTAAATACATCCTTTATTACTACAATGTATTATTTATCAGTACTTTTTATCATTATTAGTAATTTATTATTTATTAGTAATATATTATTTATTAATATTATTATATTTTTTTATATTATATAATCCTCATTAATCTATACAATATAATTCTCTAATTAAAATCAAGAAAAACTAATATAAATAAATATTATAATTTAAATATTATATCCTTCATTTTTATCATTTTAATTTTATCAATTTAATTTTATTATTTTAATTTTATCGTTTTATAGTTATTATTGTACTATTTAATCCAATAAGTCTAGCATAACTGATTTCATTAGCTATTTTTTTAAGAACATGAATATTTTCAAAATCACTTTCTTCAGTTATAACATCTTTTGTTGGGTCATATTCAATTCCAGAATCTTTAAAGGAAATCCTTATTTCATTTTCATCTATCTCTGATAAAACATCAATATAATCAATACTATCCAAATTATACTTTATTGTATTAACTACCATCTCTTCAATTGCAATTCCAACATATATAGATGTTTTTTTATCAACACCATTTTCTTCTGCAAATTTAATTAATTTTTCTGAAAGCCCAAGTGCATCATCAACAGAAGATTTAATGGTTACATCCAATACAGACCCTTCCTTGTTTTTTGGAAGCATCAAGATTCCAGAATATTTTCCTTTTGATTTTTTTGATATTATAATTGTAATTAAATAAATTATAATTATAGTTCCTATTTCAGCTATTAAAAAAGAAATCCATATTCCTGAACCTCCAATTAAATTTGAAAGAATATATGCTGAAGGAACTAATATTATTAACCCTTGAGATATTGAAATTATGAAAGAAATGAGTTTTTTCTGAATAGCTTGGGTATAAAATAACATTAAAAAGGTTATACTTGTTCCAATAAAACTCAATGAAAATATCCTAATAGCTTCTTCTCCAACAATAATATTATTTATTCCAGTAACTCCAAATATGTCTAGAATAATGTTAGGGAATAATATAAGAAATATAGTCAATAAAACACATGAAAATATAGCTATTTTAAATGATTTCCTCATTATAAATTTCACACCATTAAAGTCTTTTTCACTATAAAAAACAGAAACAATAGGAGACATTGTTTGGCAAACACCAATAATAGGTATAGATGCTATAATTAAACAATCAAAGCATATAGCAAATGCAACAGTTCCAGCTTCTCCAATTGTAGATAGTATAATGATATTGATGAAAAATGTTTTTAATAATATAAATAGTTGTCCTGATGCTGGAGGAAATCCTGAGAAGATTATTTCTTTTAGATTTTTTATTTTAGATTTAAATATGTTTGTAAATCTAGTTTCTCTATCCTTTGATATTAAATATTTAACAATAAATATCATTCCAACTAAATATCCAGTTACTGTAGCTAGAGCAGCACCACCAATTCCTAAATTAAAAAATTTAATATATACAATATCCATAATTATATTTACAAAATTAGAAGATATTAAAACAGCAGTAGCAAGATGAGGCTTATCCTCTGCTCGCATAAAATAACTAATTCCTAAAGCAATGAATAATAAAGGAGCACTCATAAACAATATGCGCCCATAATCTATTACAAATGGAAGAAGAATCTCACTATTTGAAAAAACCTTAGATATTTCACCAATATAAAAAAAACCAAGAATAGCTATTACTAGGCCAATAACCAATAGAGAAATAATAGATAACGAGAAATATATTCTAGATTTCATTTCATTTCTCTCAGCTTTTGCTATTGCTGATAATACTGAACCTCCAATACCAAAAGTCCAATATATAGTACTAAAAAGGCCAGTTATTGGTATAAGTAATGCAATAGCTGCAAGAGCATTAGGTCCAATTAAGTTACCAACGATTATTCCATCTATGATAATACTCATATACATAGCCATTGATAAAATTACGGTGGGTAATAAAAATTTCTTATATTTTGCTGATATTATATTGTAATTTCTTTCAAACATTAATCCACCTTATTATAATATTAATTTTATAAATAGATTAAATTTTTTCAGTTATAAATCTTTATATTACTTTATTATTAATAATCAAAAAAATCTAAGTCAATTAAGTATTTTATAAATGTTGATAGATATTCATTAGTAATTAATGGCCATTTAAACCCTAAATGATAAAGTATTTCCATTGTATAATCATTTTTAGAGGATATGAAACTTCTATTCTCTCCCTTATTCATAGATGCTATAAAACCAGAAATTTTAATTGCATTAGATTCATCTTTCATTGTTTCTTGAAGAGCTTCATTAAACTCTTTTTGATTAGATCCTTTAATATTAAGTCCAAGTTCATTCATAATTGCTATAATGTCAGAAATATAGATATAATGATTATTAAATGGGTGGAAAACTAAATATTCTTTAGGAGCCTTTGAAAGAAGCATGATAGCTTTTGCAGTAATATCAATTGCAGTAATATCTACTCTTAAATTCATCATATTATAAGGAATTCTTTTAATTATACTATAAGATTTCAAACGATTGATAAATGCATTTGTATCAAAATTAATTTGGAATTCTTGATCTTGTTCTCTAGCCATAAGATTACCAAGACGCATAATTTTAGCATTTATCTCACCATTTAATACAGCATCTAAAATAATAGTTTCTGCTTTAAATTTACTATTAATATATTTATGTTCTAAATTTTGCCCAATATATAACATATCCTCTTCAAAATATATATCCTTAGGAGGAATATTATTTACACTTTCTCCAACAACACTTACCGTTGATATATGTACTAAATTACAATTATTCTCTTTTGAAAATTTAACAGCGTTCTTTACCCCCCCTACATTAACATCTTCAATTTGTGTTCCAGAAGCATAATGTTTAACATTAGCAGCACTATTTACAACAGTATCAATTGAAAATGAAGATGCTTTTTTAAAATCATCAATATTTGTAACATCTCCTTCAATAACATGAATCTTTGAATTAAACAATTCATCATAACTATTATCAAAATAATAAAATAATAATGACTTTAACCTTTTTTCAACATCTGTATGCCTTCCTTTTCTAAGCATACAATATATCTTTCCATTTTCATTTTTTATAAATTCATGTAATAAATGCATACCCAAAAATCCAGTTGTTCCAGTTAATAATACATTTCCTAAATCTTGTTTAGATTGTGTTTTAAACTGTTCTAGGTTTTGTTTTTTTAATATATCATTGAATCTTTTAGTTGAATATTTGTTAAAATCTGAATCAAGGTTATCAATATCTCCAATATTTAAATCATTTCTTTGTTTATTCAATGTTTGGGATCTTTTTTGATTATTTACTAACGAATCCTCTGTTTCTACCTGTAATAAACTCTCTTTTGGTTGATTTAAAGTTTTTTCTTTTTCTAGTAATACCCTAGCAATATTCTCTGGTGTTTGGTATGTGAATATGTCTCCATAAGATATGTTATAACCTGCATTTACTGATTCAACCATGACTTTTGTTGCTAAAAGAGAAGTTCCACCTAAATCAAAGAAATTATCTGTTGCTCCTACTTTATTTATCCCTAATACATTTGCAAAAACATCTGCAAAGAATTTTTCATCTTTATTTTTTGCAGCAATATATTTTTTTTCTTTTAATAATGGTTCTGGAAGAGATTTTGTGTCTATTTTTCCATTAGGAGTTTGTGGAAATTCATCTAACTCCACATATATACTTGGAATCATATAAGGTGTCAATTTATTTTTCAAATGAGATTTTAAACTTTTAACATCAATAGGTTTATCACTAATAAAGTATGCACATAAATGTTCTTGAGATTGGATTTTTTTAACTAAAACAATGACTCGTTTTATTCCTTCATAATCGGATATAACATTTTCTATCTCACCAATTTCAATCCTAAGTCCTCTAAGTTTTATTTGATTATCCATTCTTCCTAAAATATAATATTCTCCATTATCCTTTTTCTTTGCAAAGTCTCCTGTTCTATAATATCGAATATTATTTCTATATATAAATCTCTCATCTGTTAATTCTTTTCTATTCCAATAACCTCTAGCTACTCCAGCACCACCCACATATAACTCTCCAACAATTCCGGAAGGTAATGGATTTCCATCTATATCCATAACAGATTCTATAACATTAAATAGTGGTTTTCCAACAGTAATATCCTCATTATCAACACATTTTGTATTACAAGAAATAGTTGTTTCAGTTGGTCCATAAACATTGTATATCTCTGCATCACTATACATTTTGATTATTTTATGTAAATTTAAAGGATAATTTTCACCAGCAAGACTTATAATTTTACACTGGGAAATTGACTTTTTAATCATATCAAACTCTAAATATTGTAGCATCCTAGAAGGCGTTGCACTAAAAGAATCAGCTCCAGATTTTTCAAATAGTTTAGCAAGTTCTAAAGGATTTTTAGACTCTTCATCATTAGCAAAAACTAAAGTCAATCCATTCATTAAAGTTACAAAAACCTCATGTAAAAATACATCGAAAGCAACAGTAGTTATAGAAAGCATTCGAGTAGACATTTTATTTAAGGAATAGACAAAACAATTTTCTTTATTAGGAAATATATAATTAGCTATATTTTCATGGGTTAAGATTACTCCTTTTGGTTTTCCTGTAGAACCAGAAGTATAAATACTATAAGCTAAGTTTTTTGGATTTAAAATAGGATTTGGATTTCTCTCATCATTTTCTTTTAAAAGATCATCGATATTTAACTTATTTGGTAAATCCTCTTTTGTTATGATGTATTTTGATTCACTATCATTTAAAACATGTTTTATCCTATCATCAGGATATTCTGGATCTATAGGGATAAATCCTGCACCTGATTTTATTATTCCTAGTATAGTAGCTATTAAATTACTATCTCTTTTTAGCATAAACATTATTTTATCTTCAGCTTTAACACCTAATTTTATTAAAGCATTAGCTATTCTATTAGATTTCCTATTTAATTCATCATAACTCAATTCCCCATCTTCTGCAATTAAGGCTATTTTATCCTTATTTTCCTCAGCTATATTTTGGAAAATTATATTTAATAGCTGTTCTTTTACAGGTTTTAATTTAAAATTCTTTTCTTCATTTTCTATGTCTATCTGTTCTTTTTCAGATAAAATAGATATATTTTTAAGATAATTATTAGGGTTCTCAATAAATTTTTTTATAATAATAGATAAACTCTTATTAAATCCATTAGTAAGATCTTCACTATACAATGCATTATTATATTTTAAAACTATTCTAAATTGATCTTCATAAAAATTAGTTTCATTTCCATCCTTTTTAACTAATTCAACATTTTTATCTTCATTAAGCATATCTTCATTGAGATTATCTTCATTAAGTATATCTTCATTAAGTTTATTTTCATTAACTATATCTTCATTGAGATTATCTTCATTAAATCCATCTTCAATTATAAATGATAATTTAAATTTAGGTTTTTCTATGTCTAATATCTCTAAATCCATTCCATAGCCATTGATGTTTATATTTTCAACTAGTCCTGCTTGATATGCATATAATATATCGGGATATATTCCATATTTATCAGAAATCTTTGTAAATGGATATGATTCGTAATTTATAACATTTAAAAACTCATCTTCGAGAATTTTCATAAATTCAATTACAGTTTTTTCACTATCAATATTAGATACTATTGCTAATGTTTTAACCATCATAGCAAATGTTTTTTGATATTTTATCTTACTTCTACCATTCGAAATACTAGATATCAAAATATCTTTGTTATAAGAATATTTACTTAAACTAAATAATAGAACTCCCATGAAAAAGATATTAGGAGTAATCGAATTATTTTTACAAAATGTTTCAACTGTATTTTTATTCAAATTAAAAGACTTTTCTTTCAATAAACCATCATTTTCTTTTCCATTAATATCTGGTGTAAGTCCTGTTTCACCCTCAAAATCACACATCCTATTTTCAAAATAGTCTTCTGCTTCATTATATAAATTTGTTTTTTCAATTTCAGATTCTTCTAAAGCCAAATCGAATCCAGTATATTTTTCTATTTCAACATTTTTTCCTTCATATAATTTAGCTAAATCTTTAAGGAAAAGTATTGTTGAAAATCCATCAGAAATTATATGATGACAATCCCAAAGTAAAAAAACTTCCTCATCATCCTCATATATTTTAAATCTAAATAAAGGACCTTTAAATAAATCAAATGGTTTTATAAAATTCTTTTTAATCTTTTTATCTACAGTTCCTTTATGAATTTCAATATCAACTTTTAAATTTTCATTCTTTCTTTGGTATATCTTTCCATTATTAAGATAAAGGTGAGTTTTCATATAAGAATGTTTATCAATAGTTTTTAAAATCACATTTTTTAGTTTTAAAGCATTTATATATGAATCATTAGTATCAATATCTTTAGTATCAATATTATTAGTATCAATATATTTACTATCAACATTTTTAGTATCAATATCTTTAGTATCAATATTATTAGTATCAATATATTTACTATCAACATTTTTAGTATTAATATATTTAGTATCAGCAGAATTAGCTAAGTTAGAACTAAATCGACTAATATTATTTAAATTAGAATCTTTAAAATTAGTATTAGTATTAGATAAATCAAATCTATCCTTATTTTTATTTAATCGAATACATTTTGGCATATTATAAATTAGATTATTTGGATTTTTAATAAAATCAAAATAAACACCTAACTGATTTTGAGTCAAAGAATATATTTCATCATCTTTAAGAATTAGTTCTTCACTAGGAGATGCTTTTAAAATTTCTTGAGATATTTTTCTAATTGTCCCTTCTCTCATTATACTTACTAAATTAAGTTCAACACCATAATCATCAGAAATTTTAGATATTAATTTAATAATAGAAAGAGAAGTAAAACCAATCTGAAACAAATCATTTGTAACACCAAAATTAGCTTTTCCCATAATATCTGAACAAATATTAAAAATAGATTCTTCCAATTCATTTTCTGGATTTACAAAATCTTCAACCCCATAATCAGATTCTTCTGGTAAGGGTAAATTTTTAATATCTATTTTACCATTTGGAGTCATTGGAAAATTTTCTAATTGAATAAAATAAGATGGAACCATATATTTTGGCAATTTATCGACAGTTATAGTTCTTAATTCACTTATATCTATTTCTTTTTTACTTGTATAATATGCACATAGATGTTCTTCAGAATCTACATTCTTAACACATACTACTAAAGAGTTTATATTAGAATTTTTAGAGATAACTGATTCTATCTCTCCAACTTCAATTCTAAGTCCCCTAACTTTGACTTGACTATCTACCCTTCCTGAAACATATAACTCTCCAAATTCATCTTTTTTACCCAAATCTCCTGTTTTATAGTATGAAGTTTCAGAAAATTCTAAAAATTTTTCTTCGGTTAACTTTTCATTATTTAAATATCCTCTTGCAACTCCAGAACCTCCAATATAAACTTCCCCAACAACTCCTGGAGGTAAAGGATTACCGTCAATATCCCTAATACTATCAATAACATTTAAAAGAGTTTTCCCTTCAGAAACATTTTCATTCTCCATTAATTTTCCATGTGATGCAATTGTAATCTCAGTTGGCCCATAGGAGTTGTATATTTCAGCATCAGTACAATTTTTAAGAGTATTATACAGTTGTGATGGAAACATCTCCCCACCGACTATAATTACTTTGAAATTTTTCATTATATTTCTTATCTTTTCAATTTCAAGATATTGTAACATTCTAGAAGGTGTAGATCCAAAAGCATCTGGATTTGTATTATTAATCAATGCAATAAGTCTTAATGGATTAATGGATTCTTCTTCATTTGCAAAAACAACAGTGACTCCATTGATCATTGTTGCGAATATTTCTCTTAAAAATACAATGAATGATACAGTAGTTAATGATAAAAATTTTGTTGATTTATTAAAAATAGAATTTATAGGAATATTTTGAGGATCATTCGATATATAATTCGTAATACCTTTATGTGTTAACATTACCCCCTTAGGAATTCCTGTTGATCCTGAAGTATATATGATATAGGCTAAATTATTTTCATTAATGTTAGGGTTTGGATTTCTCTCATCAGTTTCTTTTAAAAGTTCATTTATACTAATTTGATTTTTTAAATATTTATTATTATTTTGATCATTATTTTCTTTATTAGTATTTTCATTAGTTACAATGTATTTAGAAGTACTATCATTTAAAATATTCTCTATTCTATCTTCAGGATATTCTGGATCTATAGGAATAAAAGTAGCTCCTGATTTTACAATACCTATTACAGTAGCTATTAAATTACTATCCCTATTCATCATGAACATTATTTTATCTTCTATCCCAACTCCCCTTTTTATCAATGCATTAGCTATACGATTAGCTTTCCTATTTAATTTATCATATGTAAATTCACCATCAGAAGCAATAAGTGCAATTTTATCATTATTATTCTTCACAGTATTTTCAAAAGCTTTATTCAATAATGGTTCATCAACAATGTTTTCTTCAAAATCTTCCTGTCTTTTATTCTCTTTTTTTGTGTCTTTATCTGATAAAATGGATATATTACCTATTTTTTCATTTTGATCATTGATAAATTTCTTTAAAATAATCTCAATACTTTTTATAAATGTTTCCATTAGTTTTTCCGTGTAAATCACAGAGTTATAATATAATGAGATTCTGTATTCATCATCAATTGACTTAATAAATAAATATGCTTTATTAGAAGAGTTATTAATTTTATCATTAATTTCATTAATATTAATTTCACCACTATTAATTTCACCACTATTAATTTCATCACTATTAATTTCATTATTATTCCCTAAGTAATTATTTTTAGAGCTATAATCTTTATTTTCAAAATAATATTTGAAATCTGGGCAAACTATATTATCCCCTAATATTTTATCATATGGAAAGAATTTATATTCTTCACTTTTAATCAGTTCATTTTCAACTTCAATTAACATTTCTTTAACTGTTTTATCACTTTCCATAAATAAACCAAAAGGATAATCTATTAATTTCCCATTAGATTCTGTAGTTCTAGAAATTAAAATATTTCTATTAAAAACAAACCTATTTAATGTAAATAATGTAGAAGTTAAAAATAATGAGTTTGGAGAAATTTTCATCTTTTTAGAAAAATTGTTTATAACATTCATATTTAGTGAGATTTCTTTCTCTTTAAACTTTTTATTTTCTTTTTTAACCTGAATATCAGGTGAAATAAATGTTTCACCATCAGATTTTTTAGCGATATTCTTAAAATATTGCTCTGCTTTGAAAAACTTGCTTTGAAAGACTTTAAAATTATCACATTCTTCATTAGGATTATCTGCAATTTCATTTATTAAGTCTTTAATACCATTTAAAATATCCATGATTGCTTCATGAGAATAACAATCATTATTAAATTCTAAAAACAAAGATTGTAAACCATTTTTATCATTAAGAGATGAATTAACTCGAATATGTAATGGAAATTCACTTTCTTCATTTTCCCAAATATATTCTACTCCAGAATCAGAAGAATTTGAAACAATGGAAAACATTGATAACATAGCAGGATTAATTCCTATTTTTTGTAGTTTTTGAGTATAAAGATTAAAGGACAATTTTCCATGAGTTAAACCTTTTTTTAAAACAGATTTTACATATAGTACATAATCTTTAAATGTTAGTTCACCTTTATATTTTAATCTTAAAGGCATCATATTTACAAACATACCTAACATATTATGTATATCTTCTCCAAAATCTCTACCATGATAAGGAGTATTCCAAACTAAATCTTTTGATTTTGAACTTTTAAAAAAATATAAAGATAGTATAGATAATGCTAATAAAAATGGAGAAATATTATCATTTTCTATTCTGGATATTTTTTTTAATTTATTTATAGTATTTTCTTCTAATAATATCTCGTGTTTTGAAACATTAAGATTATCTAGTGTAAAATAGTTACTAGAATAGTTTTTTAGACTATCAATCCAATACTCTTCATCTTCTTTAGATTTTTTAGTAGATAGATATTTTTCTTCTTTCTTAACATAATTTTCATAAGAAAGGGGAGTTGTTTCATAAGGTTGGTTGTTTTTTAATTTATTAACATAGCTTTTAAGATTTTTTATAAGAATGTTTATAGATGTACCATCCATTAAAATATGATGTACGTTTCCTAAAACTATGATATTTTTTCTAGTTTTCAATACAACAAATCTATAGAGAGGAGAATCAAAGATTTCTTCAAATCCAGTTTTTGTAAATTGATATATAAACTCCTTAATTTCATCTTCCTTTTCAATGGACATATCATAATAATAAAATAGTTGGTTATCAATTTCGGCATCTAATTGTGAAAAATATTGAAAAAACTCCATTTGATTATCCTTTTTAATTTTTAAATTGAGTTTTTTTCTTATTATGTCTGATAATGCTATTTTCACATATTTTTCATCTTCAATAGGGAATTCGTATTTAAATGAGAGAACATAAGAGTCATTTCCCGATTCTCCAATTTCAGTTACTATAGTTCTTTTTTGAGCATTTGATAGGTTAAAAAACTGCATTATACTACTCCAAATATTTATAAATTTCCTTAAAGTCTATTAAATTTAATTCATCGATTTTTTCTAATGAACATACCCCTAATTTATAAACATTCTTTTTAGAATCTAAAAGATTCCATGATTTAAATATTATTTCATCAATAGATTCTATTTTATCAATATTTTGTAATTCATTGAAAA
The Methanobrevibacter arboriphilus JCM 13429 = DSM 1125 DNA segment above includes these coding regions:
- a CDS encoding SpoIIE family protein phosphatase; protein product: MIKENGGLTIELEIKNLDSIKSKLIVLIFCSLIYILIAVPFRYFFPILHVSELRPASALPPVFGMLFGPWGALGAAIGNMVADIIAGYPPEIYILGFIAQFFYGYISYKLWYGLKITDKITPPRINNVKSLIKFIIVIFIASTVMSILLGLLLESLNIVNIASPSTLMFEFNNFDFSMILGVLIINLANFYNIKMYKPKKSKKTYFSPILFDISLILATIIGISYAIYSLFMPPISNNYIITLIVYILIFIYLLRPITEKIENKASFIKISLTETIISFFLIIGAIMAIITGIVAFYTDPASFANTSEFWGIIYVNISVVLIIFYIMSVLFLWYIEKNITTPIESISEITDDYTNDDDNIENSEKIISNIKKFTEDKGEIGILANSLEKMIINLEIYMEKLRKATSEKERINTELDIAKKIQESILPNKFPAFPNKTEFDVYAMSKPAEKVGGDFYDFFLIDENHLAIVIADVSDKGIPAALFMMIAKTLIKSNLLNENTPDEAFFNANNQLCEDNDQKMFVTAWMGVLEIDTGKFTFVNAGHNPPILKNNEKSAWLKSNPRFVLGGIKDIKYFQNEITLKPGDRLLLYTDGVTEAINNKEEFFGEKRLIETFDKKGDSQIKEVLDSIKDDIDLFVGDLDQFDDITMLILEYKKE
- a CDS encoding ATP-binding protein, whose translation is MKQIIVCNNKQQLYDVLNFVKKNLDPYKVSKKFQMQLELSIEEIFINIVNHAYETHANERKILINSYIETDPLKIALEFLDEGTPYNPLENHDPNISLPLEERSIGGLGIYLAKKNVDSIDYKYKDEKNILTIKKNIE
- a CDS encoding STAS domain-containing protein is translated as MIIDKEFDGNCLRIMLKGRLDTNSAPILEKSLTDDFQNINSLVLDFEELMYISSAGLRVIILINKRIPDDCEMSIENVNDIIMEVFDTTGFSNVLSIN
- a CDS encoding MATE family efflux transporter, coding for MFERNYNIISAKYKKFLLPTVILSMAMYMSIIIDGIIVGNLIGPNALAAIALLIPITGLFSTIYWTFGIGGSVLSAIAKAERNEMKSRIYFSLSIISLLVIGLVIAILGFFYIGEISKVFSNSEILLPFVIDYGRILFMSAPLLFIALGISYFMRAEDKPHLATAVLISSNFVNIIMDIVYIKFFNLGIGGAALATVTGYLVGMIFIVKYLISKDRETRFTNIFKSKIKNLKEIIFSGFPPASGQLFILLKTFFINIIILSTIGEAGTVAFAICFDCLIIASIPIIGVCQTMSPIVSVFYSEKDFNGVKFIMRKSFKIAIFSCVLLTIFLILFPNIILDIFGVTGINNIIVGEEAIRIFSLSFIGTSITFLMLFYTQAIQKKLISFIISISQGLIILVPSAYILSNLIGGSGIWISFLIAEIGTIIIIYLITIIISKKSKGKYSGILMLPKNKEGSVLDVTIKSSVDDALGLSEKLIKFAEENGVDKKTSIYVGIAIEEMVVNTIKYNLDSIDYIDVLSEIDENEIRISFKDSGIEYDPTKDVITEESDFENIHVLKKIANEISYARLIGLNSTIITIKR